The following proteins come from a genomic window of Aequorivita marisscotiae:
- a CDS encoding sensor histidine kinase, with protein sequence MIKPKFPVDEQQRLAALRSYHLLDTLPEKDFDNITAVTANICDVPISLVTLLDADRNFLKSQYGLSLNETPRDISFCGHAILDESNIFIVEDARKDERFKDNPLVTEMNAIFYAGVRLVNSDGYPLGTLCVFDTKPRTLTKSQQKALVALAYQVVNLFEARKHNRMLLTAQAELEERNEELKHFAGIVSHDMKMPLANMIITSDMLRTKYGQLLDEQGRDYLDYIKQSSFTLSEYITGLLEHYETNKTAAFRSEVFDSQDMLEEIIELLNINMDCEINLPEENIEMQANKVALEQILLNLIGNSLKYNDKEKIRIDIDCREKDGMYYFEITDNGMGIPNNQLSKIFDLFVTNNTLDRNGKKGNGIGLSTVKKLVNRLEGNIEASSVLGEGTTVKFNIKKLD encoded by the coding sequence TTGATTAAACCAAAATTTCCCGTTGACGAGCAGCAACGATTAGCTGCGCTCCGATCGTATCATTTATTAGATACTTTGCCTGAAAAGGACTTTGACAATATTACCGCGGTAACAGCGAATATTTGCGATGTTCCCATTTCGCTGGTTACCTTGTTGGATGCCGACCGCAATTTTTTAAAATCGCAGTACGGACTTTCCTTAAATGAAACGCCACGGGATATTTCCTTTTGTGGGCACGCAATTTTAGACGAAAGCAACATTTTTATTGTTGAGGATGCCAGAAAGGACGAGCGGTTTAAGGACAATCCGTTAGTGACGGAGATGAATGCCATTTTTTATGCGGGCGTGCGATTGGTAAATTCTGATGGGTACCCACTTGGCACTCTTTGTGTTTTTGATACCAAACCACGAACGTTAACCAAATCGCAGCAGAAGGCGCTTGTAGCTTTGGCTTATCAGGTGGTAAATTTGTTTGAGGCGCGAAAGCACAACCGGATGTTGCTTACTGCCCAGGCAGAACTCGAGGAGCGCAACGAGGAGTTAAAGCATTTTGCGGGTATAGTATCGCACGATATGAAGATGCCTTTGGCGAATATGATTATTACTTCAGATATGTTGCGCACTAAATACGGGCAATTATTGGATGAACAGGGAAGAGACTATTTGGATTATATAAAGCAGTCGTCTTTTACTTTAAGCGAATATATTACCGGGCTTTTAGAGCATTATGAAACCAACAAAACCGCAGCTTTCCGCAGTGAAGTTTTTGATAGCCAGGATATGTTGGAAGAAATAATAGAGCTTTTGAACATTAATATGGACTGCGAGATAAACCTGCCGGAAGAAAATATTGAAATGCAGGCCAATAAGGTAGCGCTAGAGCAAATTTTGCTGAACCTAATAGGAAACAGTTTAAAGTATAACGATAAGGAAAAAATAAGGATAGATATAGATTGCCGTGAAAAAGACGGCATGTACTATTTTGAAATCACAGACAACGGGATGGGTATTCCCAACAATCAACTTTCTAAAATTTTTGATTTATTTGTTACTAATAACACTTTAGATCGGAATGGAAAAAAGGGGAACGGCATTGGACTTTCTACCGTAAAAAAACTTGTAAACAGACTTGAAGGCAATATAGAAGCGTCGTCGGTTTTAGGCGAGGGCACAACTGTTAAGTTTAATATAAAGAAGTTAGATTAA
- a CDS encoding sensor histidine kinase, with product MISPEIPENEAARLAELKRYDLLDTLSEENFDNITSLIAAICEVPISLITLLDSERNFFKSHFGLDFNESPRNISFCGHAIMQEEDIFIIEDATKDERFYDNPLVLEANAQFYAGVPLINHNGYKLGTLCVFDYKPRQLTEIQITSLKSLAKQVVNLLELRKKNKRLVEYQKELQSRNERLTTFAHVVSHDLKSPLANIISLTRMLTEENDQNLSEDSELYLSYIEESSQTLNNYINGILSFYKADVLLESQNEDVALTKLFKVIDETLIGEDTVFEFPKDVVLRNVNKAALTQIFLNLIDNSLKYNLNEKRLVSVSYVEEMQFHKFAIKDNGMGIDLGVQEEIFNLFKTTGIKDRNGKEGTGIGLATVKSLVSKLGGTISLQSKLDCGSTFTFTIQK from the coding sequence ATGATCTCTCCCGAAATACCTGAAAATGAAGCAGCCCGCCTTGCTGAATTAAAAAGATACGATTTACTGGACACCCTTTCCGAAGAAAATTTTGACAATATTACAAGTCTTATTGCCGCTATTTGTGAGGTACCAATTTCACTAATAACCTTGTTGGATAGTGAGCGGAATTTTTTTAAATCGCATTTTGGACTCGATTTTAATGAATCGCCGCGGAATATTTCGTTTTGTGGGCACGCGATTATGCAGGAGGAGGATATTTTTATAATTGAAGACGCAACAAAAGACGAGCGTTTTTACGACAACCCTTTGGTTTTAGAAGCCAATGCCCAATTTTACGCGGGGGTTCCGCTTATAAACCACAATGGTTATAAACTGGGAACTTTATGTGTATTTGACTATAAACCCAGGCAATTAACCGAAATACAGATTACTTCCTTAAAATCTTTGGCCAAGCAAGTGGTGAATTTGCTTGAGTTACGTAAAAAAAATAAACGCCTCGTTGAATATCAGAAGGAGCTGCAATCTAGAAATGAACGGTTAACCACCTTTGCCCACGTAGTATCGCACGATTTAAAGTCGCCGTTGGCCAATATTATTTCGCTAACCCGGATGCTCACGGAAGAGAATGACCAAAACCTCTCTGAAGACTCTGAGCTTTATCTTTCATATATAGAAGAATCGTCGCAAACGCTAAACAACTACATCAATGGTATTTTAAGTTTTTACAAGGCAGATGTGCTGCTGGAATCCCAGAATGAAGACGTTGCCCTGACCAAGCTTTTTAAGGTAATAGACGAAACCTTAATTGGCGAGGATACGGTTTTTGAATTTCCGAAGGATGTAGTTTTAAGGAACGTAAACAAAGCGGCGCTCACACAAATATTCCTAAATTTAATCGATAACAGCTTAAAGTACAATTTAAATGAAAAGCGCCTTGTTTCGGTATCGTATGTTGAAGAAATGCAATTTCATAAATTCGCGATTAAAGACAACGGTATGGGGATTGATTTAGGAGTTCAAGAAGAAATTTTCAATTTATTTAAAACTACGGGCATTAAAGATCGCAACGGGAAGGAAGGAACGGGAATAGGATTGGCCACTGTAAAAAGCTTAGTTTCAAAGCTCGGAGGCACCATTTCGTTACAATCTAAATTGGATTGCGGAAGTACCTTCACCTTTACTATACAGAAATAG
- a CDS encoding BatA domain-containing protein, which translates to MQLKHPEILYALFLLLIPIFIHLFQLRRFQKVDFTNVAFLKKVSIKTRKSSQLKKWLTLFMRLLAMACLIIAFAQPFTAAKNALATQKETVVYIDNSFSMQAKGSSGAILERALQDLFNKISGTEKISWFTNNAEHKNVSAEDFKSEVLSVAYSQNQLSPNEVLLKANQLFSDEQGVLKRLVYLSDFQQQAAFPPIPEDVIVDAVQLKPVKAFNIAIDSVFIASKNASVTQLKVKVSKPQQTQGSNEISEAPISLFNKDRLIAKTAINFLENTDGTVAFDIDNQEEFIGKLEVNDPNLTFDNTLFFSINKPGKIKVLAINEADGNFLQRLFEKEEFQFTQQTFKTLNYNEIPDQNFIVLNELAEIPAPLITALKAYSDDGGSILVIPPEQADLNSYNNFLLRMGLGSISEERSSEKQITKIVFSHPLFKDVFEKEVANFQYPTVNSYYDISTNASPAIGYEDRQPFLVERNNTYFFTAAINKTNSNFQNSPLVVPTIYNMALQSLPLPRLYYTIGQQNTIAVPVKLGPDEILTIRDSTSQFIPLQQTKANYVLLTTTDEPTQAGNYEIVKEAQFLENISYNYDRSESQLLYLNPENWDGAKVYNSVEALFDSIAEANEINSFWKWFAIFAMLFLLFEMLILKFYK; encoded by the coding sequence ATGCAGTTAAAACACCCAGAAATTCTTTACGCTCTTTTCCTGCTGCTCATCCCGATATTTATTCATCTTTTTCAACTTCGGCGTTTTCAAAAAGTAGATTTTACCAACGTTGCTTTTCTTAAAAAAGTAAGCATTAAAACGCGTAAAAGTTCGCAGCTAAAAAAGTGGCTTACCCTATTTATGCGATTGCTGGCAATGGCGTGCCTAATTATTGCCTTTGCCCAACCATTTACGGCCGCAAAAAATGCGCTGGCTACCCAAAAGGAAACCGTAGTGTATATAGACAACTCGTTTAGTATGCAGGCAAAAGGTAGCAGCGGTGCAATTTTGGAGCGGGCGCTGCAGGATTTGTTTAACAAAATTAGCGGCACCGAAAAAATAAGTTGGTTTACAAACAATGCCGAACATAAAAATGTATCGGCAGAGGATTTTAAAAGTGAGGTACTTTCCGTAGCGTATTCGCAAAACCAGTTAAGTCCGAATGAAGTTTTACTAAAAGCCAATCAGTTATTTTCGGACGAACAAGGCGTTTTAAAGAGGTTGGTTTATCTGTCCGATTTTCAGCAACAAGCGGCCTTTCCGCCCATACCGGAAGATGTAATCGTAGATGCGGTGCAGTTAAAACCGGTGAAAGCATTTAATATAGCCATAGACAGTGTGTTTATAGCTTCAAAAAATGCCTCTGTTACGCAGCTTAAGGTGAAGGTGTCTAAGCCGCAGCAAACGCAGGGTAGCAATGAAATTTCCGAAGCGCCAATTTCACTATTTAACAAGGATAGATTAATTGCTAAAACTGCGATAAACTTCTTGGAAAACACGGATGGAACGGTTGCCTTTGATATAGACAATCAGGAAGAATTTATTGGAAAATTAGAGGTTAACGATCCCAATCTCACCTTTGACAACACTTTATTTTTTAGTATCAACAAGCCGGGGAAGATAAAAGTTTTGGCCATTAATGAAGCAGATGGCAACTTTTTACAACGACTGTTTGAAAAGGAGGAGTTTCAGTTTACGCAGCAAACCTTTAAAACATTGAACTACAACGAAATTCCCGATCAAAATTTTATTGTTCTCAATGAGCTAGCCGAAATTCCGGCGCCGCTTATTACTGCGTTAAAGGCATATAGCGACGATGGCGGGAGCATTTTGGTTATTCCACCGGAGCAGGCAGATTTAAACAGCTATAACAACTTTTTGTTACGTATGGGCTTGGGGAGTATTTCGGAGGAAAGAAGTAGCGAAAAGCAAATTACGAAGATTGTTTTTTCACATCCGTTGTTTAAGGATGTATTTGAAAAAGAAGTGGCAAATTTTCAATATCCTACGGTTAATTCGTATTACGATATTTCAACAAATGCGTCGCCCGCAATTGGTTATGAGGACCGGCAGCCATTTTTGGTTGAAAGAAATAATACCTATTTCTTTACGGCAGCTATAAACAAGACGAATAGCAATTTTCAAAATTCGCCATTGGTGGTGCCTACAATTTACAATATGGCTTTACAGAGTTTGCCCTTGCCGCGTTTGTATTATACAATTGGCCAGCAAAACACCATTGCAGTACCAGTAAAATTGGGGCCTGATGAAATTCTTACCATAAGGGATAGCACGTCGCAATTTATACCGTTGCAGCAAACGAAGGCCAATTATGTGCTTTTAACCACGACCGATGAGCCTACACAAGCGGGCAATTACGAAATAGTGAAAGAAGCCCAATTTCTGGAGAATATAAGTTATAATTACGACCGCAGCGAAAGCCAATTACTGTATTTAAATCCCGAGAATTGGGATGGAGCCAAAGTTTACAATTCGGTGGAAGCTCTTTTTGATTCTATAGCCGAGGCGAACGAAATTAACAGTTTTTGGAAATGGTTTGCTATTTTTGCCATGCTCTTTTTACTTTTTGAAATGCTTATTCTAAAATTCTACAAATGA
- a CDS encoding dihydroorotase — MKILLKSATIVDASSEHHLKKRDVLIEDGKISKIAATIASSAKVKEVILKNLHISQGWFDSSVSFGEPGFEERETVENGLKTAAYSGFTGVAVNANSFPVTDSKGHIKFLKSKAENKAVNLYPVGALTVGSKGVDLAELFDMKNEGAVAFYDYKNPITNANLLKIALQYSQNFDGLVQSFPFEKSVARNGMVNEEVNSTRLGLKGIPALAEELQIIRDLYILEYTGGKLHIPTISTKKSVELIRNAKKKGLDVSCSVSIFNLVLTDDVLEDFNTHYKVIPPLRTNADNKALLKGLMDGTIDGLTSDHNPIDVEHKKTEFEQAYFGSIGLEGCFGALNQLLGMEDTVKALTGLKATFGIGLNEIKEGNQAELTLFNPEDTKIFSEKDILSTSKNAALLGVKLKGNPYGIIANNQLALN, encoded by the coding sequence ATGAAGATACTACTGAAATCCGCTACCATTGTAGATGCTTCCAGCGAGCATCATTTAAAAAAACGCGATGTTTTAATAGAAGATGGTAAAATTTCAAAAATTGCTGCAACCATTGCTTCTTCGGCTAAAGTAAAGGAAGTAATTCTAAAAAATTTACATATTTCGCAAGGGTGGTTTGACAGTAGTGTTTCCTTTGGCGAACCGGGTTTTGAGGAACGGGAAACTGTAGAAAACGGTTTAAAGACGGCTGCTTACAGCGGATTTACAGGGGTTGCCGTAAACGCAAATAGCTTTCCGGTAACCGATAGCAAAGGACATATAAAATTTTTAAAATCGAAAGCCGAAAACAAGGCGGTAAATCTGTATCCGGTTGGAGCATTAACCGTTGGCAGTAAGGGGGTTGACCTAGCTGAGCTGTTCGATATGAAAAATGAAGGCGCCGTAGCTTTTTACGATTATAAAAATCCGATTACCAATGCAAACCTTTTAAAAATTGCGCTGCAATACAGTCAGAATTTTGACGGTTTGGTTCAGTCGTTTCCCTTTGAAAAATCGGTAGCGCGCAACGGAATGGTAAATGAAGAAGTGAACAGTACCCGTTTGGGTTTAAAAGGAATTCCGGCACTTGCGGAAGAACTTCAAATTATTCGCGATTTATATATTTTGGAATATACTGGAGGGAAACTTCACATACCGACTATTTCAACTAAAAAGTCGGTTGAATTAATCAGGAATGCCAAGAAAAAAGGATTGGATGTAAGTTGTAGCGTTTCAATTTTTAATCTTGTACTTACAGACGACGTTTTGGAAGATTTTAACACCCATTACAAAGTTATACCTCCCTTGAGAACAAATGCAGACAACAAAGCCTTGCTAAAAGGATTAATGGACGGAACCATAGACGGGCTTACCAGCGACCACAACCCAATAGATGTGGAACACAAAAAAACAGAGTTTGAACAAGCCTATTTTGGCAGTATTGGTTTGGAGGGATGTTTTGGCGCACTAAACCAGCTGTTGGGAATGGAGGATACTGTAAAAGCATTAACGGGTTTAAAGGCAACTTTCGGGATTGGTTTAAACGAAATAAAAGAGGGAAACCAGGCCGAGCTTACCCTATTTAATCCCGAAGACACTAAGATATTTTCTGAAAAGGATATACTTTCAACTTCAAAAAACGCCGCGCTGTTAGGGGTAAAATTAAAAGGCAACCCTTACGGAATTATTGCAAATAACCAATTGGCACTTAATTAA
- a CDS encoding DUF4870 domain-containing protein: protein MEASTNNGKTVAIIAYITLIGWIVALIMNNKDKTALGSFHVRQALGIMCVGVILSIISGIIDIYILSRVVYLAVLVLWILGLISAAQGEMKPVPVVGEKFQEWFKGI from the coding sequence ATGGAAGCAAGTACAAACAACGGTAAAACCGTAGCCATAATAGCATACATTACCTTAATTGGCTGGATAGTGGCGCTCATAATGAACAATAAGGATAAAACCGCATTGGGATCGTTTCACGTTAGGCAAGCATTGGGTATTATGTGTGTAGGGGTTATTCTTTCAATAATTTCGGGTATAATAGACATTTACATTCTTTCGCGCGTGGTGTATCTGGCGGTTTTGGTACTGTGGATACTCGGGCTAATTAGCGCTGCACAGGGCGAAATGAAACCAGTGCCCGTAGTTGGGGAAAAATTCCAGGAATGGTTTAAAGGAATATAA